GAAGGGCACGCTCAACCCGCAGGCGATCCCCTCCACGCTCGTCCTCGACCGGGACGGCAAGATCGCCGCCCGCTCGCTCGCCGCACTCAGCGAGGACAAGCTGCGCACGATGCTCACCCCGGTCCTCGCGGAGAAGTGACGTGACCGGAGTGTCCACGCTGGCCGCCACCGGCTACAACGGCACCGTGCTCAACGGCGCCCTGCTGGTGGCCCTGCCGATCGCGCTGCTCGGCGGCCTTGTCTCCTTCTTCTCGCCGTGCGTCCTGCCGCTCGTCCCCGGCTATCTGTCCTACGTCACCGGAGTCGCCGGCACCGATCTGGCCGAGGCCCGGCGCGGGCGGATGGTCGCGGGCGCTTCGCTGTTCGTGCTGGGCTTCACCGCCGTGTTCGTCTCCAGCGGCGCGCTGTTCGGATACTTCGGCTCCAACCTCCAGGAACAGCACGGTGTGCTGAACAAGGTGCTCGGCGTGCTCATGATCGCCATGGGTGTCTTCTTCATGGGCCTGATGCCCTGGCTCACCCAACGCGAGTTCCGCTTCCACAAGCGACCGGTCACCGGGCTCGTCGGGGCCCCCTTCCTCGGCGCGCTGTTCGGCATCGGATGGACGCCCTGCATCGGCCCCACCCTCGCCTCGGTGATCGCGCTCTCCTCCCAGCAGGGCAGCGCGGGCCGCGGGGCGCTGCTGACCGTCGCGTACTGCCTGGGCCTCGGCGTGCCGTTCGTCCTCGCGGCGATCGCCTTCCGTAAGGCGCTCGGCGCCTTCGGCTGGGTCAAGCGCCACTATGTCTGGGTGATGCGGATCGGCGGCACCATGATGATCGCGACCGGGCTGCTGCTGCTGACCGGCACCTGGGACAGTCTCGTGTCGGAGATGCAGAACTGGTCCAACGGCTTCACTGTGGGGATCTGATCGATGAGCAAGACGACCGCCTCCGACGCGACTTCGGCCGCCGCCGAGGACCAGGACCAGGACCTGGGCGCCGCCGGCTCCCAGCTCTCCACCGCCCCCAAGGAGGAGCTGCCGGGCCTGCCCTCCATGGGCGTCGTCGGCTGGGCCCGCTGGTTCTGGCGTCAGCTCACCTCCATGCGGGTCGCCCTGCTGCTGCTCCTGCTGCTGGCGATCGGTGCGATCCCCGGCTCGCTGATCCCGCAGTCCGGAACCGACGCCACCAAGGTCGCCGACTTCCGCGACAAGCACGACATCCTCGCGCCGGTCTACGACAAGCTCGGCCTCTTCCACGTCTACAGCTCGGTGTGGTTCTCCGCGATCTACATCCTGCTGTTCGTCTCCCTCATCGGCTGCATCGTGCCCCGCACCTGGCAGTTCGTCGGTCAGCTGCGCAGCCGTCCGCCGGGCGCGCCCAGGCGGCTGACCCGGCTGCCCGCGTACACGACCTGGCGCACCGAGGCGGAGCCGGAGCAGGTCCGCGAGGCCGCGCTGACCCTGCTGAAGAAGCGGCACTTCCGCGCCCATCTCTCCGGTGACGCCGTCGCCGCCGAGAAGGGCTATCTGCGTGAGGTCGGAAACCTCGCCTTCCATATCGCGCTGATCGTGATGCTGGTCGCCTTCGCCGTCGGCCAGCTGTTCAAGATGGAGGGCAACAAGTTGGTCCTCGAGGGCGACGGCTTCTCCAACACCCTCACCCAGTACGACGACTTCAAGTCCGGCACCCTCTTCGACACCGACGACCTGGCGCCGTTCAGCTTCATCCTGAACGACTTCACCGGCACGTACGAGACCTCCGGCCCCAACAAGGGCACTCCGCGCACCTACAAGGCCGCCATCACCTACGCCGAGGGCGCCTACGGCAAGGACAAGAAGACCGTCGTCCAGGTCAACAAGCCCCTGGAGATCGGCGACTCGAAGGTCTACCTCACCGCCCACGGCTACGCCCCCCTCATCACCGTCCGGGACGGCAAGGGCAACGTCGTCTACAGCGACGCCGTGCCGCTGCTGCCGCTCGACTCCAACTCCACCTCCTCCGGCGTGATCAAGGTCTACGACGGCTACAAGAACGCCAAGGGCGTCAGTGAACAGCTCGGCTTCAAGGCCTTCTTCCTGCCGAGCTATGTGAAGGGCAACGAGATCTCCTCCGCCTTCCCGGCGCTGCTGAACCCGATCCTGAACCTGGAGCCCTACCACGGCGACCTCGGCGTCGACTCGGGCATCCCGCAGAGCGTGTACCAGCTCGACAAGTCGCATATGAAGGACTTCAAGGACTCCAAGGGCCAGCAGTTGAGGGAGAACCTCAAGCCCGGCGAGACCATGAAGCTCCCGGGCGGCGCCGGCACGGTCACCTACGAGGGCACCAAGGAGTGGGCGAACTTCCAGGTCACCCAGCAGCCCGCCAGCGGCTGGGCGCTCGGCGGTGCCATCACCGCGATCTTCGGCCTCGCCGCCTCCCTGTTCATCCAGCGCCGCCGGGTGTGGGTGCGGGCTACGCGCAGCGCCGATGGGGTGACGGTCGTTGAAATGGCCGGCCTCGGCCGAAGCGAGTCCGCCAAGGTGCCCGAGGAACTCGGTGAACTCGCGGGGATTCTTTACGACCGGACTCCCGGGGCCCCCGACCGGGATACCGGCACGGACACGGCGCAGGACGGCGTATCCGCCCCCGCCGTGCCGCCCACGACCGACGAGCCTGCCCCCGACAAGCCGGACTCCGCCACCGCGCAGCGCGCCGCCAAGTCACCGGTCGCCGACCCCGCTGCGGAGCCGAGCACCGAGCACATCAACCCCGATACCCAAGCCGTACCTGCCGAAGGGCTGGAGACGTGACTCTCGCCGCCGCAACCGATCTCGCCGCCGCGACCAACGAAAATCTCGCGAGCCTCAGCAACACGCTGATCTACTCGGCGATGGCCGTCTACACGCTGGCCTTCTTCGCCTACATCGCCGAGTGGCTTCTCGGCAGCCGCAGCAAGGTCGGCCGAACAGCCGCCGCGCTGACCGCGCAGAAGACCGCGGCGAAAGCGCCGGCCGTCACGGTGCAGACGGCGGGCGGGGCCGCCGTACTGGAGCGGCCGAAGGTCGTCGTGCGGGCCGCGGCGGGTGCGCGGGATGTGCCCGACGGGCCGGGGGCCCACGGCGGGGACGAGCAGGGGGACCTCTACGGGCGTATCGCCATCTCCCTCACCGTCCTCGCGTTTCTGATCGAGTTCGGTGGTGTGCTCGCTCGGGCCCTGTCGGTGCAGCGGGCGCCGTGGGGCAACATGTACGAGTTCAACATCACCTTCTCGACGGTCGCCGTCGCTGTGTACCTCACACTGCTCGCGCTGAAGAAGAACATCCGCTGGCTCGGACTCTTCCTGATCACCACGGTCCTCCTCGATCTCGGCCTCGCCGTCACTGTCTTGTACACCGCCAGCGACCAGTTGGTTCCCGCCCTTCACTCGTACTGGCTGTACATCCACGTCTCGACGGCGATCTTCTGCGGCGCGGTCTTCTACGTCGGTGCGGTCTCCACGATCCTGTACCTCTTCAAGGACTCGTACGAGAACAAGCTCGCCACCGGCGGCACGCCCGGCCGCTTCGCGAACTCCGTCCTCGACCGGCTGCCCGCGTCGGCCTCCCTCGACAAGTTCTCGTACCGCGTCAACGCGGCCGTCTTCCCGCTCTGGACGTTCACGATCATCGCGGGCGCGATCTGGGCGGGCGACGCGTGGGGCCGCTACTGGGGCTGGGACCCCAAGGAGACCTGGTCCTTCATCACCTGGGTCGCCTACGCCTGCTATCTGCACGCCCGCGCCACGGCCGGCTGGAAGGGCCGCAAGGCCGCCTACCTGGCCCTGCTCGCCTTCGGCTGCTGGCTGTTCAACTACTACGGCGTCAACATCTTCGTGTCGGGCAAGCACTCGTACGCGGGTGTGTAAGTCCCTTGCGGTGAAGGCCGGTTCCTGTGACGTGAGTCACGGAACCGGCCTTTGCCGTACGGACAGATAAAGAGGCGTGGATACGAATCTGCGCACACGCATCCGCGCGGGGGACCACAACGCCTTCGGTGACCTCTTCGACGCGTACGCACGCTCCGTCTACAGCCATGCCTTCCGGCTCACGGGGGAGTGGAGCACGGCCGAGGACGTCGTCTCGCTGACCTTCCTGGACGCGTGGCGGCTGCGTGAGCGGCTCGACGAGGAGGGCGGCTCGCTGCGGCCGTGGCTGCTCGGCATCGCCACCAACGTCACCCGCAACACCCGCCGCACCGCCCGACGACACGCGGCGGCCGTCGCCCGTCTGCCGCCCGCCGAGGACGTACGGGACTTCGCCGACGACGTCGCGGGCCGGCTGGACGACTCGGCGCAACTGGCCGTCGTACGGACCGCGTTGGCGAAGCTGCGGCGGGCCGAGCGTGAAGTGCTGGCGCTGTGCGTGTGGTCGGGGCTGGGCTACGAGGCGGCGGCCGAGGCGCTAGGGGTGCCCGTCGGGACCGTACGATCGCGGCTTTCGCGGGCGCGGACGAAACTCGCGAAATATATGGAACCGCCTCACCCGCACGGACAGATGAGAGGTGACCGCACCACCGCGGCCGGGCCCATCAGGGAGGGAAACCGATGAACCAGCTTCCCGAACTTCCGGAGAGGGATCTTCCACCGGGCCGTCACCGACTCCTCAAGGAGCATCTGATGACCGAGATCCGGCGCGAGGACCAGGCCGCCCGCACGCGTGCCAGGTGGCTGCTGCCCGCGCTGGGGGCCGGTGCCGTGGCAACCGTCGCGGCCGTAGCCTTCACCGTCCCCTTCGGATCTTCGTCGGCGCCGGCCGTGTCCAAGGAGGCCGTGGCCGTGCTGGAGGGCGCGGCGCGAGGAGCCGAGAGCGGGGTGCCGTACGGCAGGATCCGCGACGACCAGTTCGTCTACATCAAGAGCCGGGTCGCCTACATGCGCCAGGTGAACGGCGGTCCCGAAAAGCTCGATCCCGTCCACACCAGGGAGATCTGGAACTCGGTGAACGGCAGCACGAGCGGGCTCCTGGAGGAGGACATCGACAACAACCAGCACGTGGTGCTGGAGGGCTGGCAGGACATGACCTACCGCGACCTTGCCGAACTGCCCACCGACCCGGACGAGATGTACGACTGGCTGTGCGCGACGAGCGCCAAGAAGGTCGACGCCGAGCACCCGGACCAGGACGAGGAGGCCTTCGTCCTCTTCGGCGACCTGGTCCAGGAGTCGCTGATGCCGCCGGACGTGAGCGCGGCGCTCTACCGGGCCGCCGCCCGGATTCCGGGCGTCGAGGTGGTCCGGGGCGTCAAGGACGCGGTGGGCCGTGAAGGGGTCGCGATCACCCGGCAGAGCGGCCGGGTGCAGGTGCAGATGATCTTCGACGAGAAGACCTCCGTCTTCCTCGGCGAGCGGGAACTCGACGACGACGGCAAGGTCCGCGGCATCAGCGCGATCCTTGACCGGGCCATCGTGGACAAGGCAGGTCAGCGCCCTTAAGGCGTGCAGAACGCCCCGCCAGGAGTCACGCTGGTGTCATGACCGGTTCCATCGAGCAGGGCGCCAGCCGGATCCACGGGAGCACGCACATACTCCACTTCCTGGTGCGGCTCCCGAGGCCCATGGAGACGGTCTGGCCCGCCCTGGCCACCGCGGAAGGCCTGGCCGCCTGGTTCACTCCGGCCGATGTCCTCGAACCCCGTCTCGGCGGCGCGGTCACCCTGCGTGACGTCGGCTCCGGGAGAGTCACCGCCTGGGACGTGGAGCGGATCGCCGAGTACACGGTGGAGGGCGGTGGCCGGCTCAGGTTCCATCTCGAGCGCGCCGGCGACGAGGGCAGCACGCTCCGCTTCACCCATGAGTTCCGGGGCGAGCAGGAGTCGGAGGAGCGGTGGCGGGCGCGGTTCGAGCGGCTGATCGAGAACCTCAGTCGACGGTGATCGAGTCCAGCTTCTCCCGCAGATACACATGCGAGTCGACCGGCTCGTACGCCACCCGCCCCACCGGTGCCGGTACGGACTCCACGAGGGTGCCCGGGGTGCACTCGCCGAAGTAGACGAGGGACATCAGCTCCTCGGTGGGTGCGTCGGCGGGGGGTGGGAGGACGCGGTGGCGGCCGGAGCGCCAGCGGTCGCCGGTCCAACGGGCCATCAGGTCACCGATGTTGATGGTGAAGGCCTCCGCGTCGTACGGCGCGTCCTCCCAGCCGCCCTCGTCCGTGTAGACCTGCAGGCCGCCCTTGCCGGCCTGCCGGTCGAGGATCGTGACCGTCCCGAAGTCGGTGTGCGGGCCGATGCGGAACTGGCCCGGCTCGGGTGCGCCGATCACCTCGGTGCCCGGGTACCAGTTGATGTTGAAGCCGTATGTCGGATGGTCCATGTGCCGGGAGAAGAAGTCGGATTCGAGCCCGAGGGCCTCACCGAGGAGGGACAGGAGTGTCTTCTCCAGGTCGGCCATCCGCGCCAGATACTCCTCGCAGAGCCGCTGAAGCTCCGGCACCTGAGCGGGCCAGACGTTCGGCGCGTACCACTCCGCGTTGGTCTCCGGGTCCTCGAAGGGCTCGTGCGTGGCGAAGGTCAGCGACTCCTTCAGGTCCGGCGGGGTCTCGGTCCCCTCCGAGTACCCGTTGGCCTCCGCCCCCGGCCCGAGCCAGCCACGCCCGCCGACCTTCGCGGCGTAGGCCTGCTTGACCTCGACGGGCAGCGCGAAGAACGCCTTCGCGGCCTCGCGGATCCGGGAGCGCAGCGAAGGGTCCACACCGTGCCCGGTGACGAGCAGGAACCCGGCGGTCTGCAGCGCCTCGTCGACGGTACGGGCGATCCGCGCGCGGACCTCCGGGTCGCCGTCGAACCAGGGCTTCAGGTCGATCGTGGGGATACGGGGGTCAGTCACCGATGTCCTCATTCCACAGGGCCGGATTGTTCTTGATGAAGTCGCGCATCATCCCGACGCACTCGGGATCGTCCAGGAGCACGATCCCGACACCGTGCTCGGCGAGCCAGTCGTGACCGCCGTGGAAGGTGGCCGCCTCGCCGATCACCACCCGCGAGATGCCGAACTGCCGGACCAGTCCCGAGCAGTACCAGCACGGCGAGAGCGTCGTCACCATCGTCGTCCCGCGATACGACCGCTGCCGTCCCGCAGCACGGAACGCGGCCGTCTCCGCATGCATGGACGGGTCGCCGTCCTGGACCCGCCGGTTGTGGCCGCGGCCGAGGAGCGCGCCGTCGGCGCCGTAGAGCGCGGCGCCGATCGGGATGCCGCCCTCGGCGAGCCCGGCGCGGGCCTCCTCGATCGCGGTGGTGAGCCAGGTGCGTGCCTGTGCCTGATCCATACGTCCACTCTGCTGGCGCGGAAACACCGGGGCAACGTGCGGAAAGTACTCTCCGGGCAGCCCGTAGCCGGACGGAATGTCAGCGCCCTGGAGGTTCCTGTGCCCGCACTCACCCTCCGTGAAGTCCTGGCCCTCGACCCGGTGCGCGCGGCCGAGCCCGAGCTGCTGGCCGGCGCGGGCGCACTGGACCGCCCGGTGCGCTGGGTGCACTCGAGTGAGGTCTACGAGGGTGCGAACTTCCTCGACGGCGGCGAACTGCTGCTGACCAACGGCTTCGGACTCACGGACGCGGACGAGGAGGTCCGCCGGCGGTATGTGCGCGAACTGGCGGCCCGGGGCGCGACCGGGCTGGCGGTGGAGGTGGGCCGCTCGCTGCCGAGCATGCCCGCCGAGGTGATCGACGAGGCGGGCCGGGTGGGGCTGCCGCTGCTGGCCCTGCACCGGGTCGTGCCCTTCGTACGGATCACGGAGGCCGCGAACCGGGCGATCGTCGCGCGAGGTCTGTCCGGCCGGCATTCCGTCGTACGGCCCTGGGGCGACGACCACGCCGCCGCGCTGCTGGCCGACCTCGCCGACCGGG
This genomic window from Streptomyces sp. DG2A-72 contains:
- a CDS encoding cytochrome c biogenesis CcdA family protein, with product MTGVSTLAATGYNGTVLNGALLVALPIALLGGLVSFFSPCVLPLVPGYLSYVTGVAGTDLAEARRGRMVAGASLFVLGFTAVFVSSGALFGYFGSNLQEQHGVLNKVLGVLMIAMGVFFMGLMPWLTQREFRFHKRPVTGLVGAPFLGALFGIGWTPCIGPTLASVIALSSQQGSAGRGALLTVAYCLGLGVPFVLAAIAFRKALGAFGWVKRHYVWVMRIGGTMMIATGLLLLTGTWDSLVSEMQNWSNGFTVGI
- a CDS encoding cytochrome c biogenesis protein ResB, which gives rise to MSKTTASDATSAAAEDQDQDLGAAGSQLSTAPKEELPGLPSMGVVGWARWFWRQLTSMRVALLLLLLLAIGAIPGSLIPQSGTDATKVADFRDKHDILAPVYDKLGLFHVYSSVWFSAIYILLFVSLIGCIVPRTWQFVGQLRSRPPGAPRRLTRLPAYTTWRTEAEPEQVREAALTLLKKRHFRAHLSGDAVAAEKGYLREVGNLAFHIALIVMLVAFAVGQLFKMEGNKLVLEGDGFSNTLTQYDDFKSGTLFDTDDLAPFSFILNDFTGTYETSGPNKGTPRTYKAAITYAEGAYGKDKKTVVQVNKPLEIGDSKVYLTAHGYAPLITVRDGKGNVVYSDAVPLLPLDSNSTSSGVIKVYDGYKNAKGVSEQLGFKAFFLPSYVKGNEISSAFPALLNPILNLEPYHGDLGVDSGIPQSVYQLDKSHMKDFKDSKGQQLRENLKPGETMKLPGGAGTVTYEGTKEWANFQVTQQPASGWALGGAITAIFGLAASLFIQRRRVWVRATRSADGVTVVEMAGLGRSESAKVPEELGELAGILYDRTPGAPDRDTGTDTAQDGVSAPAVPPTTDEPAPDKPDSATAQRAAKSPVADPAAEPSTEHINPDTQAVPAEGLET
- the ccsB gene encoding c-type cytochrome biogenesis protein CcsB — its product is MTLAAATDLAAATNENLASLSNTLIYSAMAVYTLAFFAYIAEWLLGSRSKVGRTAAALTAQKTAAKAPAVTVQTAGGAAVLERPKVVVRAAAGARDVPDGPGAHGGDEQGDLYGRIAISLTVLAFLIEFGGVLARALSVQRAPWGNMYEFNITFSTVAVAVYLTLLALKKNIRWLGLFLITTVLLDLGLAVTVLYTASDQLVPALHSYWLYIHVSTAIFCGAVFYVGAVSTILYLFKDSYENKLATGGTPGRFANSVLDRLPASASLDKFSYRVNAAVFPLWTFTIIAGAIWAGDAWGRYWGWDPKETWSFITWVAYACYLHARATAGWKGRKAAYLALLAFGCWLFNYYGVNIFVSGKHSYAGV
- a CDS encoding RNA polymerase sigma factor, whose amino-acid sequence is MDTNLRTRIRAGDHNAFGDLFDAYARSVYSHAFRLTGEWSTAEDVVSLTFLDAWRLRERLDEEGGSLRPWLLGIATNVTRNTRRTARRHAAAVARLPPAEDVRDFADDVAGRLDDSAQLAVVRTALAKLRRAEREVLALCVWSGLGYEAAAEALGVPVGTVRSRLSRARTKLAKYMEPPHPHGQMRGDRTTAAGPIREGNR
- a CDS encoding CU044_5270 family protein translates to MNQLPELPERDLPPGRHRLLKEHLMTEIRREDQAARTRARWLLPALGAGAVATVAAVAFTVPFGSSSAPAVSKEAVAVLEGAARGAESGVPYGRIRDDQFVYIKSRVAYMRQVNGGPEKLDPVHTREIWNSVNGSTSGLLEEDIDNNQHVVLEGWQDMTYRDLAELPTDPDEMYDWLCATSAKKVDAEHPDQDEEAFVLFGDLVQESLMPPDVSAALYRAAARIPGVEVVRGVKDAVGREGVAITRQSGRVQVQMIFDEKTSVFLGERELDDDGKVRGISAILDRAIVDKAGQRP
- a CDS encoding SRPBCC family protein, which encodes MTGSIEQGASRIHGSTHILHFLVRLPRPMETVWPALATAEGLAAWFTPADVLEPRLGGAVTLRDVGSGRVTAWDVERIAEYTVEGGGRLRFHLERAGDEGSTLRFTHEFRGEQESEERWRARFERLIENLSRR
- a CDS encoding isopenicillin N synthase family oxygenase, with protein sequence MRTSVTDPRIPTIDLKPWFDGDPEVRARIARTVDEALQTAGFLLVTGHGVDPSLRSRIREAAKAFFALPVEVKQAYAAKVGGRGWLGPGAEANGYSEGTETPPDLKESLTFATHEPFEDPETNAEWYAPNVWPAQVPELQRLCEEYLARMADLEKTLLSLLGEALGLESDFFSRHMDHPTYGFNINWYPGTEVIGAPEPGQFRIGPHTDFGTVTILDRQAGKGGLQVYTDEGGWEDAPYDAEAFTINIGDLMARWTGDRWRSGRHRVLPPPADAPTEELMSLVYFGECTPGTLVESVPAPVGRVAYEPVDSHVYLREKLDSITVD
- a CDS encoding nucleoside deaminase, translating into MDQAQARTWLTTAIEEARAGLAEGGIPIGAALYGADGALLGRGHNRRVQDGDPSMHAETAAFRAAGRQRSYRGTTMVTTLSPCWYCSGLVRQFGISRVVIGEAATFHGGHDWLAEHGVGIVLLDDPECVGMMRDFIKNNPALWNEDIGD